A single region of the Bacteroidota bacterium genome encodes:
- a CDS encoding c-type cytochrome, translating to MSGRYTLLIAPLAVSLIFIAETGRGQTPTPPEQGKIVLGKAIYDARCVSCHGKDGKGDGGASGYLTPRPRNLTAGKFKYRSTESGSIPTDDDLLNSIRNGLHGTAMPDWKPFLNGDSLMALLQYVKSLSPRFQNETPKAVHPGAPVAASPSSIASGRKVYERLECASCHGSDGAGKDAIATDLQDDDGHSINATNLTEGWTFRGGATSADIYLRFRTGIDGTPMPSFLGSATDHEMWDLANYVVSLSRKPVWSMNGEEIKALYAMQDEAAKQHPVERGKYLVSTLGCTYCHTPANADGSPIEALWLAGGTRMNLYPFDDVVTYNLTSDKETGLGAWTDDQIKTFITKGVRRDGSRMIPYPMPWPAFALMKTEDLNAIVAYLRTLPPVYNKIPDPKSPGFFSYMWGKFQALILKKDFPIRVYSGNAGTTREKGISSDMIPSHRPTVEDQP from the coding sequence ATGTCCGGAAGATACACCCTGCTCATTGCGCCGCTTGCTGTTTCCCTGATCTTCATCGCGGAAACGGGCAGGGGGCAGACACCAACACCGCCTGAACAGGGGAAAATTGTCCTGGGCAAGGCGATCTACGATGCCCGATGCGTATCCTGCCACGGGAAGGATGGCAAGGGCGACGGCGGAGCTTCGGGTTATCTGACACCCCGGCCAAGAAATCTGACAGCCGGAAAATTCAAGTACCGTTCGACGGAATCGGGGAGCATTCCCACCGATGACGATCTCCTGAATTCGATCCGCAACGGTCTTCATGGCACCGCTATGCCCGACTGGAAGCCATTTCTGAACGGCGATTCGCTCATGGCGCTTCTCCAGTATGTCAAATCACTCTCCCCCCGGTTTCAGAACGAAACGCCAAAGGCGGTGCACCCGGGTGCCCCGGTGGCGGCATCACCGTCGAGCATTGCTTCGGGCAGGAAGGTCTACGAACGGCTCGAATGCGCCTCGTGCCATGGGAGCGATGGAGCGGGAAAGGATGCGATCGCAACCGATTTGCAGGATGATGATGGACACTCCATCAATGCAACGAACCTCACCGAGGGATGGACGTTCCGGGGGGGTGCGACATCCGCCGACATCTACCTCCGTTTCAGGACCGGAATCGACGGAACCCCGATGCCCTCGTTCCTGGGCTCCGCCACAGACCATGAGATGTGGGATCTTGCGAATTACGTCGTCTCGCTTTCAAGGAAACCTGTCTGGTCGATGAACGGAGAGGAGATCAAAGCACTCTATGCGATGCAGGATGAGGCGGCGAAACAGCATCCCGTCGAGCGGGGTAAGTACCTCGTCAGTACTCTCGGGTGCACGTATTGTCATACGCCTGCGAACGCGGATGGGAGCCCTATCGAAGCGCTCTGGCTTGCCGGCGGAACGAGAATGAACCTTTATCCGTTCGATGATGTCGTAACGTATAACCTTACATCCGACAAGGAGACCGGGCTCGGCGCCTGGACGGACGATCAGATCAAAACGTTCATCACGAAGGGGGTGCGGCGCGACGGAAGCCGCATGATTCCTTATCCCATGCCCTGGCCGGCATTCGCGCTCATGAAAACGGAGGATCTCAATGCGATTGTCGCATATCTCCGGACGTTGCCTCCGGTCTACAACAAGATTCCCGATCCGAAATCGCCCGGGTTCTTTTCGTACATGTGGGGGAAATTCCAGGCTCTGATTCTAAAGAAAGATTTTCCCATTCGTGTCTATTCCGGAAATGCGGGGACGACACGCGAAAAGGGCATTTCTTCCGACATGATTCCATCACACCGGCCAACCGTGGAGGATCAGCCATGA
- a CDS encoding iron-sulfur cluster assembly protein codes for MDERQSTEQQSTSEAQVYEALKDCYDPEIPISVVELGLIYDVKIIDDWVGVKMTLTTPGCGMGAQISNNIRERLLKLEGVHEADVRIVWEPRWEPSMMSPEAKKKLGVK; via the coding sequence ATGGATGAACGACAATCGACCGAACAACAATCGACGAGCGAAGCGCAGGTGTATGAGGCGCTCAAGGACTGCTACGACCCCGAAATCCCGATCAGCGTGGTGGAACTGGGACTGATCTACGATGTGAAAATCATCGATGATTGGGTCGGCGTGAAAATGACGCTGACGACGCCCGGTTGCGGCATGGGAGCCCAGATCTCGAACAACATCCGGGAGCGGTTGCTCAAGCTTGAGGGCGTGCACGAAGCCGACGTCCGGATCGTCTGGGAACCCCGCTGGGAGCCGTCGATGATGTCGCCAGAGGCGAAGAAAAAACTCGGCGTCAAGTAA
- a CDS encoding response regulator — MVEYRQNTNGLKSSAVYRKPLNVGLVAKICRVSKKTVLNWIYRDAMKASRTYGGHYRVWPADLKAFLIKSGLDVPFMYVDDRQTKFLIVDDDMQYTILMKEAICTHFPNADVITTDDGYEALLLMGERKPHVVLLDLKMPKVDGFQVLELLRARKKDNMLKIVVMSAYLDEETRERLEGTVADEVWEKGKNIDEILHALTELLDMRSKAQLRNTLLTPVL, encoded by the coding sequence ATGGTCGAATACAGACAGAATACGAACGGACTGAAGTCATCGGCGGTCTACCGGAAGCCGTTGAACGTCGGGCTCGTCGCCAAGATCTGCAGAGTCAGTAAGAAGACCGTTCTGAATTGGATTTACCGTGATGCGATGAAGGCCTCGAGGACGTACGGAGGGCACTATCGCGTATGGCCCGCAGACCTGAAGGCGTTCCTGATCAAGTCAGGTCTGGATGTCCCGTTCATGTATGTCGACGACCGGCAGACAAAGTTCCTCATCGTGGACGATGACATGCAGTACACAATCCTGATGAAGGAAGCGATCTGCACACACTTTCCGAACGCCGATGTGATCACGACCGACGACGGATATGAAGCACTCCTCCTGATGGGGGAGCGCAAGCCGCACGTCGTGCTGCTCGATCTGAAGATGCCAAAAGTGGATGGTTTTCAGGTTCTGGAGCTTCTGAGGGCACGTAAAAAAGACAACATGCTTAAGATTGTCGTTATGTCCGCGTACCTCGACGAGGAAACGAGGGAGCGGCTGGAGGGGACGGTTGCGGATGAAGTATGGGAAAAAGGCAAAAATATCGATGAGATACTTCACGCCCTGACCGAATTGCTCGACATGAGGAGTAAGGCGCAGCTTCGCAACACGCTCCTCACACCCGTTCTCTAA
- a CDS encoding Rieske (2Fe-2S) protein: MERKEFLRLSCMLCVAIGGAMTFAELESCASVPAIEADAKDKTISLPLSLFQDREIQIVRPKNLGFEIAVRKLPDATFTALVLRCTHASNELEYTGSLFYCSVHGSTFALDGTATRGPASKPLRALATRIDGTNLTILL, translated from the coding sequence ATGGAGCGTAAGGAATTCCTGCGGCTTTCGTGCATGCTCTGCGTCGCAATCGGCGGGGCGATGACATTCGCGGAGCTGGAATCGTGCGCCTCGGTGCCCGCGATCGAGGCGGACGCGAAAGACAAGACTATTTCGTTGCCTCTCTCCCTGTTTCAGGACCGCGAGATTCAAATCGTGCGTCCGAAGAACCTTGGCTTTGAAATTGCCGTTCGCAAGCTCCCCGACGCCACGTTCACAGCGTTGGTGCTTCGTTGCACCCATGCCTCCAACGAGCTGGAGTACACCGGGAGTCTCTTTTATTGCAGCGTCCACGGCAGTACCTTTGCATTGGACGGCACTGCAACCCGCGGCCCCGCAAGTAAACCCCTCCGGGCGCTGGCGACCCGCATCGACGGAACAAACCTTACCATCCTGCTGTAG
- a CDS encoding c-type cytochrome, which produces MKKILKWVGIVLAVLIVAGFFGFLYFIPPFMLVPPEEFTKQTGAPVPSLDSITDPAEKVLAERGKYLVTTVDCSGCHTPLGEQGPKWDEYLAGGNQGVYRGFGTFVTRNLTPDKETGLGRRTDEQAKRVLRTGLLPEGRVAHFRDMPWALYSNFTEEDRHAIVTYLRHLKPVFHGIPADATGATFDDTTTIEMYPGIEVARHKGQ; this is translated from the coding sequence ATGAAAAAGATACTGAAGTGGGTGGGGATTGTTCTCGCCGTGCTGATAGTGGCAGGATTCTTCGGATTCCTCTATTTCATTCCGCCGTTTATGCTCGTTCCCCCCGAAGAGTTTACGAAGCAAACTGGCGCTCCGGTTCCGTCGCTTGACTCGATCACAGACCCGGCCGAGAAGGTCCTGGCAGAACGTGGCAAGTATCTGGTAACGACTGTTGACTGCAGCGGATGCCACACTCCCCTGGGGGAGCAAGGCCCAAAGTGGGATGAGTACCTTGCGGGCGGGAACCAGGGAGTCTATCGGGGATTCGGCACGTTCGTGACGAGAAACCTCACGCCCGATAAAGAGACCGGTCTTGGGAGGCGGACGGACGAACAGGCGAAACGTGTTCTTCGGACGGGATTATTGCCGGAGGGCCGGGTTGCCCATTTCAGGGATATGCCGTGGGCCTTATACTCAAACTTCACCGAGGAAGACCGGCATGCGATCGTTACCTATCTCCGCCACCTGAAACCGGTGTTCCACGGGATCCCGGCAGACGCTACCGGTGCAACCTTCGATGACACCACCACCATCGAAATGTATCCCGGGATCGAAGTAGCCCGTCATAAGGGGCAATAA
- a CDS encoding XRE family transcriptional regulator: MRSTLGERVRTARENKELDQQTLAVRIDVATRTLQRWEKGEQVPDSNYLMRLAKQTGVRPEWLLTGEGELYPPVNSPANIIPLVHDKSFRKVTLVEIPVLSSVPAGKAAALFHTEQAERYVTVDNIKDRSAFALVVKGNSMSPRIEDGDIVVVSPQQEVHTGDICVVRVNDEDVLKKVKIDEQYVHLIPLNTSFEPMTVRKRDVMLIWKVVKVIKNL, from the coding sequence ATGAGATCGACACTGGGAGAACGTGTTCGGACCGCGCGTGAAAACAAGGAGCTCGATCAGCAAACCCTGGCCGTGAGGATCGACGTGGCGACGAGGACCCTCCAGCGCTGGGAGAAAGGGGAGCAGGTCCCCGACAGCAACTATTTGATGCGCCTCGCCAAGCAAACGGGTGTACGGCCGGAATGGCTCCTCACCGGTGAGGGGGAGTTGTACCCGCCCGTAAATTCGCCTGCCAATATCATCCCCCTTGTCCATGACAAATCGTTCAGGAAGGTGACCCTGGTCGAGATTCCGGTCCTCTCCTCCGTCCCGGCGGGGAAAGCGGCGGCTCTTTTTCACACCGAACAGGCAGAGCGATATGTGACGGTCGATAACATCAAGGATAGAAGCGCATTTGCGCTCGTGGTGAAGGGAAACAGCATGTCGCCGAGGATCGAAGATGGCGATATTGTGGTTGTAAGCCCCCAGCAGGAGGTGCACACCGGGGACATCTGCGTCGTCAGGGTCAACGATGAAGATGTGCTAAAAAAAGTCAAAATCGACGAGCAGTATGTCCACCTGATCCCCCTGAACACCAGCTTTGAACCGATGACCGTGCGAAAGCGCGATGTCATGCTGATTTGGAAGGTTGTCAAGGTTATTAAGAACCTCTAG
- a CDS encoding TonB-dependent receptor: protein MKPLLGGILLIVSLHNPVAARGFRGTTGIVNGRVFDAERRIPLAAVNVLILSTTQGSVTDTGGYFEISNVRAGIYRVSFSLLGYTTVVIRNFTVIPDLRNTLDAELEPSPIELHEVEVEAKRPLIQKDQAATAFSIGEVKLDKLPVSTMSDVLTLQPGTTSEGNVRGGRTDEVVFLVDGLPIQDVMGGGPGATIPKGSITGMTIVSGGFEAEYGNALSGVVNVVTRSGSNTGAAALRVEKDNLLPESWSTESNRSTEGELTASGPVIHDRLFYFASNDFLLTDTRWWQDFRLFFSSPVSKEFDGFDKLEYLFSPRLRLSVQGMYSLHTWRDYEYGWRFNLAGLPPEKRNSYRLVATLSHAVGDHLFYTASLSRFYLGAHIGEDSKAGIDPEPYEYDLFLRYVIGGKRNWWADTRQIIYTLKGEITDDAIRSHLLKAGFELNGYDLNSELVKYEPQLTYFGKPVANAPLLNYSNSYRYYPRSGSVFVQDKIELARDGSNASFGFRWDFLDPTADRPVVEFVPTAPGEFMERVTGTARASFKQTLSPRVAVAAPVGPADFLFVNFGQYFQFPLFNYLYSGITPVQLREGSRNVLTGNPNLEPERTISWEIGYKRQFTEKIVGSVTYFQKSIQNQIDARTLVPFDSKFSGDFGFASYVNNAEAFARGLEFVVSRENDERLSGSVSYTYMTTEGVSEYADQRINFAQWGFPLAPVTFPLSWDQRHTLKLDVEPRLPLGIEGDLIVLYNSPRPYTYFPTRDGFNPLYPNALFVPNNARMEDVLLVNLKISRRFGGEHGRSMTFYADVRNLLNRDNVRWVDSNGKIGGELGDPAAYYEPRRIRVGAKAEF, encoded by the coding sequence ATGAAGCCCCTTCTCGGCGGCATTCTCTTGATTGTGTCGCTCCACAATCCGGTCGCGGCCCGGGGATTTCGCGGCACAACCGGAATCGTGAACGGACGGGTGTTCGACGCGGAGCGGCGTATCCCGCTTGCCGCGGTCAACGTCCTCATCCTTTCCACCACGCAGGGGAGCGTCACCGACACCGGCGGCTATTTCGAAATCAGTAATGTCCGGGCAGGGATCTACAGAGTTTCATTCAGCCTCCTTGGATACACGACAGTCGTCATCAGGAACTTCACCGTCATACCGGATTTGCGCAACACTCTCGATGCGGAACTCGAACCGTCGCCGATCGAACTGCACGAAGTGGAAGTCGAGGCAAAGCGGCCCCTCATACAGAAAGACCAGGCCGCGACCGCCTTTTCGATCGGGGAGGTCAAGCTCGACAAGCTTCCGGTCTCCACGATGTCAGACGTCCTCACTCTTCAGCCCGGAACGACCTCCGAAGGAAACGTGCGCGGAGGCAGGACCGACGAGGTCGTCTTCCTCGTCGACGGCCTCCCCATCCAGGATGTCATGGGAGGAGGGCCCGGCGCTACCATCCCGAAGGGTTCCATAACCGGCATGACGATCGTTTCCGGAGGGTTCGAAGCCGAATACGGGAACGCGCTCTCAGGAGTCGTCAATGTCGTCACCCGGTCCGGCTCGAATACGGGCGCCGCCGCGCTCCGGGTCGAAAAGGATAACCTGCTCCCGGAAAGCTGGAGTACCGAGAGCAATCGCTCCACGGAGGGGGAACTCACCGCATCGGGTCCGGTCATTCATGACCGCCTGTTCTACTTCGCGTCGAACGACTTCCTTCTCACCGACACCAGGTGGTGGCAGGACTTCCGCCTGTTTTTTTCGTCTCCTGTCTCAAAGGAATTTGACGGGTTCGACAAACTCGAATATCTCTTCTCGCCCCGGCTGCGGCTGAGCGTCCAGGGGATGTACTCCCTCCACACCTGGCGGGATTATGAGTACGGCTGGCGCTTCAATCTCGCGGGGCTTCCGCCTGAAAAAAGGAATTCGTACCGTCTCGTCGCGACCCTCTCCCACGCGGTAGGCGACCACCTCTTCTATACGGCAAGCCTGAGCAGGTTTTATCTCGGGGCGCACATCGGGGAGGACTCGAAGGCCGGCATCGATCCGGAGCCGTACGAGTACGATTTGTTCCTCCGCTATGTGATCGGGGGAAAGCGAAACTGGTGGGCGGACACCCGCCAGATCATCTACACGCTCAAGGGGGAGATCACCGATGACGCGATCCGATCGCACCTGTTGAAGGCGGGTTTCGAGCTCAACGGGTACGACCTGAACTCCGAACTTGTAAAATATGAGCCGCAGCTTACCTATTTCGGAAAACCGGTCGCGAACGCGCCGCTTCTGAACTACAGCAACAGTTACCGGTATTATCCCCGCTCGGGGAGCGTGTTCGTGCAGGACAAGATTGAACTTGCGCGGGACGGATCGAACGCGAGCTTCGGTTTCCGCTGGGATTTTCTCGACCCCACGGCCGACCGGCCGGTCGTCGAATTCGTCCCAACGGCTCCGGGTGAGTTTATGGAGCGGGTGACGGGCACCGCACGGGCAAGCTTTAAGCAAACGCTGAGCCCCCGTGTTGCCGTCGCGGCCCCCGTGGGCCCGGCGGATTTTCTCTTCGTCAACTTCGGCCAGTACTTTCAGTTCCCCCTTTTCAACTATCTCTATTCCGGGATCACCCCGGTTCAGCTTCGGGAAGGGTCGCGGAACGTGTTGACCGGAAATCCAAACCTGGAACCGGAACGGACGATCTCCTGGGAGATCGGGTATAAGCGCCAGTTCACGGAAAAAATTGTGGGCTCTGTGACCTATTTCCAGAAGAGCATCCAGAACCAGATCGACGCCAGGACGCTCGTCCCGTTCGACAGCAAGTTCTCGGGGGATTTCGGTTTCGCCTCCTACGTCAATAATGCGGAAGCCTTCGCCCGCGGATTGGAATTCGTCGTCAGCCGCGAAAACGACGAGCGTCTCTCCGGGAGCGTCTCGTACACCTACATGACCACCGAGGGTGTCAGCGAATATGCGGACCAGCGGATCAATTTCGCCCAGTGGGGGTTTCCGCTCGCTCCTGTGACCTTCCCGTTGAGCTGGGACCAGCGCCACACCTTGAAACTCGACGTCGAGCCGAGACTGCCGCTCGGAATCGAAGGCGATCTGATCGTTCTTTACAATTCGCCCCGGCCCTACACCTATTTCCCGACCCGGGACGGATTCAATCCCCTCTACCCGAACGCCCTGTTCGTCCCCAATAATGCGCGGATGGAAGACGTGCTTCTGGTCAATCTCAAAATCTCGAGGCGCTTCGGGGGCGAGCATGGACGCTCGATGACGTTCTACGCGGATGTACGCAACCTGCTGAACAGGGATAACGTCAGGTGGGTCGATTCGAACGGGAAAATCGGAGGGGAGCTCGGCGACCCCGCGGCCTATTACGAACCGCGCCGCATCAGGGTCGGGGCGAAGGCGGAATTCTAA
- the ychF gene encoding redox-regulated ATPase YchF, translated as MGFNCGIVGLPNVGKSTLFNAITAAGAAAENYPFCTIDPNVGVVAVPDSRLDELVRVYRPAKVTPTSIEFVDIAGLVKGASRGEGLGNQFLAHIREVDAICHVVRCFEDENVVHVDGSVNPKRDIEIIEAELILKDLDTVEKKMTDAEKRGKGGDRKIRAEAEYYARLREHLLSGRLALYERPENPDESLLLRDLHLITAKPVMYIANVDEKHLTDPGGFVQPVREIALKEGAKVVLACTKIEAEIASMPYAEREEFLKELGVKESGLDQVIHEGYALLDLITFFTCGPKEVRAWTVRRNTPAPQAAGEIHSDIERGFIRAEVMKSADLITFGSEQAVKERGLLRSEGKEYVIEDGDVVFFRFNV; from the coding sequence ATGGGTTTTAATTGCGGAATCGTCGGACTTCCCAATGTCGGGAAGTCCACGCTGTTTAATGCCATCACGGCCGCCGGAGCTGCCGCGGAGAACTATCCCTTTTGCACGATCGATCCGAATGTCGGCGTCGTCGCGGTGCCCGACAGCCGGCTCGACGAGCTGGTCCGCGTCTACAGGCCCGCGAAGGTAACCCCCACGTCGATTGAGTTTGTCGACATCGCCGGACTTGTGAAGGGCGCGAGCCGGGGGGAGGGGCTCGGCAACCAGTTCCTGGCACACATCCGGGAGGTGGACGCGATTTGCCATGTCGTACGCTGTTTCGAGGATGAAAACGTCGTTCACGTGGACGGGAGCGTCAACCCGAAACGCGACATCGAGATCATCGAGGCCGAATTGATCTTGAAGGACCTCGACACGGTCGAAAAGAAAATGACCGATGCGGAAAAGCGGGGAAAAGGGGGCGACAGGAAAATCCGCGCCGAGGCCGAGTATTACGCCCGCCTGAGAGAGCATCTGCTCTCCGGCCGGCTGGCCCTCTACGAGCGTCCCGAAAACCCCGACGAGTCGCTCCTGCTCAGGGACCTCCACCTCATCACAGCCAAGCCGGTCATGTACATCGCCAACGTGGACGAAAAGCATCTCACGGATCCGGGCGGATTCGTCCAGCCGGTTCGCGAGATCGCTCTGAAGGAGGGGGCGAAAGTGGTCCTCGCCTGCACGAAAATCGAGGCGGAAATCGCCTCGATGCCTTATGCCGAGCGGGAGGAATTCCTGAAGGAGCTCGGTGTGAAGGAATCGGGGCTCGACCAGGTCATCCACGAGGGATATGCGCTCCTCGACCTGATCACGTTTTTTACCTGCGGACCGAAGGAAGTGAGGGCGTGGACAGTCAGGCGCAACACGCCGGCTCCGCAAGCCGCCGGGGAAATCCATTCCGACATCGAGCGCGGTTTCATCCGGGCTGAAGTGATGAAATCCGCGGATCTGATCACCTTCGGGTCCGAGCAGGCGGTCAAGGAACGGGGTCTCCTGCGAAGCGAGGGGAAGGAGTACGTCATCGAGGACGGGGATGTCGTCTTCTTCCGGTTCAACGTCTGA
- a CDS encoding PA0069 family radical SAM protein: MPESIKGRGASFNTPNRFETLHLEPLEIEYEGEAERPRTVFYKDSSKSVLARNDSPDVPFTYSLNPYRGCEHGCIYCYARPSHEYLGFSAGLDFETRILVKHDAPELLAEAFRRKSWKPQMVSLSGNTDCYQPVERTLQLTRRCLEVFLEFRNPVGIITKNSLISRDLDILKELARLDLVLATISVTSLDPGLVRKMEPRTADPYKRLETIEALASNGIPVCVIIAPVIPGLTDREIPLILKEAAARGASSAAYTILRLPGPVEPLFIDWLERELPETASKVLGRIRGMRGGKLSDQRFGSRMKGEGEIARAVKQLFEVTRRKLGMNMREYSFPTHHFRRAPRSQTELFG; the protein is encoded by the coding sequence ATGCCCGAGAGCATCAAAGGTCGGGGCGCGTCCTTTAACACCCCGAACCGGTTCGAGACGCTCCACCTTGAGCCCCTCGAGATAGAGTACGAGGGGGAGGCCGAGCGGCCGCGAACAGTCTTCTACAAAGATTCGTCAAAATCGGTCCTTGCCAGGAACGACAGCCCCGATGTCCCTTTCACGTACAGCCTCAATCCCTACCGGGGATGCGAACATGGCTGCATTTACTGTTACGCGCGGCCGAGTCACGAATATCTGGGATTCTCCGCAGGTCTCGATTTCGAGACCAGAATCCTCGTCAAACACGACGCTCCGGAACTCCTGGCCGAGGCCTTCAGGCGCAAGTCGTGGAAACCGCAGATGGTCAGCCTCTCCGGGAACACCGATTGTTACCAGCCGGTCGAACGAACCCTCCAACTGACGAGGCGGTGCCTCGAGGTCTTTCTCGAGTTCCGAAATCCCGTCGGGATTATCACAAAGAACTCGCTGATCTCCCGCGATCTCGATATCCTCAAGGAACTCGCCCGGCTGGACCTCGTTCTTGCCACAATTTCGGTGACAAGCCTCGACCCCGGGCTCGTTAGAAAAATGGAGCCCCGGACCGCAGACCCGTACAAACGGCTCGAGACCATCGAGGCACTCGCCTCGAACGGGATACCGGTGTGCGTGATCATCGCGCCGGTCATTCCCGGATTAACGGACCGGGAAATACCCCTGATCCTCAAAGAAGCAGCCGCCCGGGGCGCCTCGTCGGCGGCGTATACCATCCTGCGGCTCCCCGGTCCGGTGGAACCGCTCTTCATCGACTGGCTGGAGCGGGAACTTCCGGAGACCGCGTCGAAAGTATTGGGCAGAATCCGCGGTATGCGGGGGGGAAAATTGAGCGATCAGCGCTTCGGAAGCAGGATGAAGGGGGAAGGCGAAATCGCGCGGGCCGTCAAACAACTCTTCGAGGTGACGCGCAGAAAACTGGGGATGAACATGAGAGAATACAGCTTTCCCACACATCATTTCCGGAGGGCTCCCCGGAGCCAGACAGAGCTGTTCGGTTGA
- a CDS encoding Fe-S-containing protein — MIESMIIALREGIEIALVLGILIVYLRKIERPSLVTSVYTGLVLALLASVGGAVLLQKFAIDQESLEGWFMLAAAVFVISMIAWMWLTAKKIRREIEARISSIVESTTSWKSHASILSFTFLMIVREGIETAIFLQAVALSTGAWRSIWGTVIGLAMAAIFAVLFIRGSLRINITRFLRVTAVTLLIFTVQLIVNAFHEFYEYGVFPANPKMMGLLGPIVQNNILFILAILSIPAIMLLIPGKPAKQPAGIPPAGDPALPGRARGSRRWQLSAGVASICIIFFLGVGDIFSSNTEMDLSAKTISTPASGLIEIPVSQVSDNNLHRYSITDAGLTIRFFVLRTGFGKFATAFDACYACYSFGRYYLKNGELICSQCDAPSPLSKLHLTRGEAEPDENNSGSMEGNGCAPIYLPSRLSGGNIEIKLSDLQSKRKYFDINEDSK; from the coding sequence ATGATTGAATCGATGATCATCGCCCTGCGCGAAGGAATAGAGATCGCGCTCGTCCTCGGGATCCTCATCGTGTACCTGAGGAAGATCGAAAGGCCGTCCCTCGTGACTTCGGTCTACACCGGCCTTGTCCTCGCGCTCCTCGCGAGTGTCGGAGGCGCCGTTCTTCTTCAGAAGTTCGCGATCGACCAGGAATCCCTGGAGGGCTGGTTTATGCTCGCCGCGGCGGTCTTCGTGATCTCCATGATCGCCTGGATGTGGCTCACCGCAAAGAAGATCCGACGCGAAATCGAGGCCCGGATCAGCTCGATCGTCGAGTCGACCACCTCCTGGAAATCCCACGCCAGCATCCTGAGTTTCACCTTCCTGATGATCGTCCGGGAAGGAATCGAGACGGCGATTTTCCTTCAGGCCGTGGCGTTAAGCACGGGCGCGTGGCGCAGCATCTGGGGGACTGTAATCGGCCTGGCGATGGCGGCCATCTTCGCCGTCCTCTTCATCCGGGGGAGCCTGCGAATCAATATCACCCGGTTCCTGCGGGTCACCGCCGTCACCCTTTTGATTTTCACCGTCCAGCTGATCGTGAACGCGTTTCACGAGTTTTACGAGTACGGGGTGTTCCCCGCCAACCCGAAGATGATGGGGCTCCTGGGGCCGATCGTCCAGAACAACATCCTCTTCATCCTCGCAATCCTGAGCATTCCGGCGATCATGCTCCTGATTCCGGGGAAACCGGCCAAGCAGCCGGCCGGCATCCCTCCTGCCGGGGATCCCGCATTGCCCGGGAGGGCCCGGGGTTCGCGAAGATGGCAGTTGAGCGCGGGCGTCGCCTCCATCTGCATCATCTTTTTCCTCGGCGTGGGAGATATCTTTTCGTCAAACACAGAAATGGACCTCTCGGCGAAGACAATTTCGACTCCCGCCTCCGGGCTAATCGAAATCCCCGTTAGCCAGGTGAGCGATAATAACCTCCACCGATATTCCATCACCGATGCGGGCCTGACGATCCGTTTTTTTGTCCTCCGGACGGGCTTCGGCAAGTTCGCAACCGCCTTTGACGCCTGCTATGCCTGCTACAGCTTCGGCCGGTACTACCTGAAGAACGGCGAGTTGATCTGTTCGCAATGCGACGCCCCTTCCCCCCTCAGCAAACTCCATCTCACCCGCGGGGAGGCCGAACCGGACGAGAATAACAGCGGATCGATGGAGGGAAACGGCTGCGCACCCATCTATCTCCCATCCCGCCTGAGCGGAGGGAATATCGAGATCAAGCTCAGCGACCTCCAGAGCAAACGAAAATATTTCGATATCAATGAGGATTCAAAATAG